One Polaribacter sp. SA4-12 genomic window carries:
- a CDS encoding Rab family GTPase, producing MIAKKVLLVGNFGVGKTSLIRRFVLNEFSEDYISTIGVRVSKKVVEYKNETIKLMIWDVAGTSGSEKIPKAYFLGSSAAMFVFDLSREETYLTIDENLKMVKELSGLKNITIVGNKKDLLSEEELENVLQKISIDIDLITSAKDDENVADAFMQLTTQALK from the coding sequence CTTCATTAATTAGAAGATTCGTTTTAAACGAATTTTCTGAAGATTACATTAGTACAATTGGTGTTAGAGTAAGTAAGAAAGTAGTTGAGTATAAAAATGAAACTATTAAATTAATGATTTGGGATGTTGCTGGTACAAGTGGTAGCGAAAAAATACCCAAAGCCTACTTTTTAGGATCTAGTGCAGCAATGTTTGTTTTTGATTTAAGCAGAGAAGAAACCTATTTAACTATTGATGAAAATCTTAAGATGGTTAAAGAACTTTCTGGTTTAAAGAATATTACGATTGTTGGTAATAAAAAAGATTTACTTTCTGAAGAAGAATTAGAAAATGTTTTACAGAAAATTTCTATTGATATTGATTTGATTACCAGTGCGAAAGATGATGAAAATGTAGCAGATGCTTTTATGCAATTAACAACCCAAGCTTTAAAATAA